In one window of Hymenobacter nivis DNA:
- the gloA2 gene encoding SMU1112c/YaeR family gloxylase I-like metalloprotein, whose amino-acid sequence MTISQPLALAGVHHIAIICADYAASKAFYTEVLGLEIIREVHRIERDSYKLDLAVNGQYVIELFSFPSPPLRPSRPEALGLRHLAFAVADLAEATRRLAAHGVAYEPIRVDEFTDRCFTFFADPDGLPLELYEV is encoded by the coding sequence ATGACTATTTCCCAACCCCTGGCCCTGGCGGGCGTGCACCACATCGCCATCATCTGCGCCGACTACGCCGCGTCGAAGGCCTTTTACACCGAGGTGCTGGGCCTTGAAATTATCCGCGAAGTACACCGCATCGAGCGTGATTCCTATAAGCTCGACTTGGCCGTAAATGGCCAGTACGTTATCGAGCTGTTTTCTTTCCCGAGCCCGCCGCTACGCCCCAGCCGGCCCGAGGCCCTGGGCCTGCGCCACTTAGCCTTTGCCGTGGCCGACCTAGCCGAGGCCACGCGGCGGCTCGCCGCTCACGGCGTGGCCTACGAGCCCATTCGGGTGGATGAGTTCACGGACCGGTGCTTCACCTTCTTTGCCGACCCCGACGGGCTACCGCTGGAGCTGTACGAGGTGTAA